A stretch of the Capsicum annuum cultivar UCD-10X-F1 chromosome 8, UCD10Xv1.1, whole genome shotgun sequence genome encodes the following:
- the LOC107879541 gene encoding uncharacterized protein LOC107879541 — MRAALDTDVIVRCTQSRCGGTRLKANLCKFDDNHIVHCTTGFPIMVDLIVKRSSGGSTCTNYIYDHRAVQNFWIPYDCLLLDDDASNIIAKIIFLMNVPISLELNKQSISYSDNKTTTTTLTNKDTLISKILNFARTMKDFPSNELWYMSLVITKVTYVPHVDFIKMYDMVGEYYNLNTWKRTQEVLDSRIAAFELLQKKIGMKKMRFQASEFEDSNLLDTCSICQDEFLHGRIVSCIKDCSHVYHDICILEWLLRNRTCPYCRSKLA, encoded by the coding sequence ATGCGTGCCGCCTTGGACACTGATGTGATTGTTAGATGTACACAATCGCGCTGTGGTGGCACGCGTCTAAAAGCAAATTTGTGCAAATTTGATGACAATCATATCGTACATTGCACTACTGGTTTTCCAATTATGGTTGATTTGATTGTAAAGCGTTCATCAGGCGGCTCAACTTGTACAAATTAtatctatgatcatagagctgtaCAAAACTTTTGGATTCCTTACGATTGTCTCCTATTAGATGATGATGCATCCAACATTAtagcaaaaataatatttttaatgaatgtTCCCATCTCTTTAGAATTGAACAAGCAAAGTATAAGTTATAGTGATAATAAGACCACCACTACAACATTGACAAACAAGGACACGTTGATTTCCAAGATACTGAATTTTGCTAGGACCATGAAGGATTTTCCATCTAATGAACTTTGGTACATGAGTTTGGTGATTACAAAGGTTACTTATGTACCCCACGTGGATTTCATTAAGATGTATGACATGGTAGGAGAGTATTATAATTTGAATACATGGAAAAGAACTCAAGAAGTGTTGGATTCACGTATTGCTGCGTTTGAACTACTACAGAAGAAAATTGGAATGAAGAAGATGAGATTTCAAGCTAGTGAATTTGAGGATTCTAATTTATTAGATACATGTTCTATTTGTCAAGATGAATTCTTACATGGTCGTATAGTTTCTTGTATTAAGGATTGTTCTCATGTCTACCATGATATTTGCATTTTGGAGTGGCTTTTGAGGAATCGAACTTGTCCTTATTGTCGATCCAAGTTGGCATAG
- the LOC107840425 gene encoding diaminopimelate decarboxylase 1, chloroplastic, with protein sequence MAATHLVSHSPSLPKSLKYPSNPIPKFSFFKPLNPISRNLSICAAVSTSEPQTHKFQHCFKKSEDGFLYCEGVKVEDVMETVERRPFYLYSKPQITRNVEAYMAALEGLNSIIGYAIKANNNLKILEHLRALGCGAVLVSGNELKLALTAGFDPTRCIFNGNGKLLEDLVLAAQAGVFVNIDSEFDLDNIVAAARLAGKQVNVLLRINPDVDPQVHPYVATGNKSSKFGIRNEKLQWFLDSVKAHPQELKLVGAHCHLGSTITKVDIFRDAAVLMVNYIDEIRSQGFEIDYLNIGGGLGIDYYHSGAVLPSPRDLINTVRELVLSRNLNLIIEPGRSLIANTCCLVNRVTGVKTNGTKNFIVIDGSMAELIRPSLYDAYQHIELVSPASTEAAISKFDVVGPVCESADFLGKDRELPAPSRGTGLVVHDAGAYCMSMASTYNLKMRPPEYWVEEDGSVSKIRHGETFEDHLRFFDGL encoded by the exons ATGGCGGCTACACACCTTGTCTCACACTCTCCATCACTTCCAAAATCCCTGAAATACCCTTCAAACCCAATACCAAAGTTTTCATTTTTCAAACCATTGAACCCCATTTCAAGAAACCTAAGCATATGCGCAGCTGTATCAACCTCTGAGCCTCAAACTCACAAGTTTCAGCATTGTTTCAAGAAATCTGAAGATGGGTTCTTGTACTGTGAGGGTGTTAAGGTTGAAGATGTTATGGAGACAGTCGAAAGACGACCTTTTTATTTGTATAGCAAGCCACAAATTACTAGGAATGTTGAGGCTTATATGGCTGCCTTAGAGGGTTTGAATTCCATTATTGGTTATGCTATTAAGGCTAATAATAATCTCAAGATTTTGGAACATTTGAGGGCGCTTGGTTGTGGTGCTGTTTTGGTTAGTGGGAATGAGCTCAAGTTGGCACTTACTGCTGGATTTGATCCTACTAG GTGTATTTTTAATGGAAATGGGAAGCTGTTGGAGGACCTAGTGCTAGCTGCCCAAGCAGGTGTGTTTGTAAACATTGACAGCGAATTTGATTTGGATAACATTGTAGCAGCTGCAAGGCTGGCTGGGAAGCAAGTTAACGTGCTACTCAGGATTAATCCAGACGTGGATCCCCAG GTTCATCCTTATGTTGCCACTGGCAATAAGAGCTCCAAATTTGGCATCAGAAATGAGAAACTTCAGTGGTTTCTAGATTCTGTCAAGGCACATCCCCAGGAATTGAAACTTGTTGGAGCTCATTGTCATCTTGGGTCAACTATCACCAAG GTAGACATTTTTCGAGATGCAGCCGTCTTGATGGTGAACTACATTGATGAAATTCGATCCCAAGGATTTGAAATTGATTACCTGAATATTGGAGGTGGTTTAGGGATCGACTACTATCATTCTGGAGCTGTCCTTCCTTCACCTAGAGATCTTATTAATACG GTACGAGAATTGGTCCTTTCTCGAAACCTCAATCTGATTATTGAACCTGGAAGATCACTAATTGCAAACACATGCTGCTTGGTTAACAGAGTTACCGGAGTTAAAACCAATGGAACCAAAAACTTCATTGTGATTGATGGTAGTATGGCCGAGCTTATACGTCCAAGTCTTTATGATGCCTATCAG CACATAGAGCTTGTTTCACCTGCATCCACGGAAGCTGCAATTTCTAAATTTGATGTAGTTGGTCCTGTATGTGAGTCTGCAGATTTCCTGGGAAAGGACCGTGAACTTCCCGCCCCTTCTAGG GGCACTGGTTTGGTAGTTCACGATGCAGGTGCTTACTGCATGAGTATGGCATCAACTTACAATCTCAAGATGCGCCCACCTGAGTATTGG GTGGAAGAAGATGGATCAGTGTCCAAAATCCGCCATGGGGAGACATTCGaagaccatttgagattctttgatgGCCTGTAA
- the LOC107840424 gene encoding bifunctional dihydrofolate reductase-thymidylate synthase yields the protein MASETNTGLSNGNGNAHSTPQRTYQVVVAATRNMGIGKEGKLPWRLPSDLKFFKGITGVTSDPTKKNAVVMGRKTWESIPIEHRPLPGRLNVVLTRSGSFDIATAENVVICGSLGSALQLLAASPYCLSIENVFVIGGGEIFRASLNAHGCDAIHITEIETDIECDTFTPAIDTSVFQPWYSSFPVVENKIRYSFTTYVRVKNSGVETVNQANNEIPENGLGSSSIEVKSFSFLPKMIFEKHEEHMYLSLVEEIISNGILKDDRTGTGTLSKFGCQMRFNLRRSFPLLTTKKVFWRGVVEELLWFISGSTSAKVLQEKGIRIWDGNASRDYLDSIGLRDREEGDLGPVYGFQWRHFGARYIDMHTDYSGQGFDQLADVINKVKNNPDDRRIILSAWNPSDLKLMALPPCHMFAQFYVANGELSCQMYQRSADMGLGVPFNIASYALLTCMIAHVSDLVPGDFVHVIGDAHVYRNHVRPLQDQLQKLPRPFPVLKINPQKKDIDSFVAADFNLIGYDPHQKIEMKMAI from the exons ATGGCCAGTGAAACGAATACAGGTCTTTCAAACGGTAACGGCAATGCTCATTCTACTCCACAACGGACTTACCAGGTTGTGGTTGCTGCAACTCGAAATATGGGTATTGGTAAGGAGGGGAAGTTACCTTGGAGACTGCCTTCAGATCTCAAGTTCTTCAAGGGTATCACTGGGGTGACGTCAGATCCTACAAAAAAGAATGCTGTTGTTATGGGAAGAAAGACTTGGGAAAGTATTCCTATTGAACATCGCCCTCTTCCTGGCCGCCTCAATGTCGTTCTCACACGTTCAGGGAGTTTTGATATTGCTACAGCAGAAAATGTTGTCATCTGTGGAAGTTTAGGCTCTGCTTTGCAACTATTGGCAGCCTCGCCTTATTGTCTATCTATTGAGAATGTGTTTGTTATAGGTGGCGGCGAGATTTTCAG AGCTTCCCTAAATGCTCATGGGTGCGATGCGATCCATATCACTGAAattgagactgatattgaatGCGATACTTTTACTCCTGCTATTGACACCTCGGTGTTTCAACCCTGGTACTCATCATTTCCAGTGGTTGAGAACAAGATCCGCTATTCTTTTACCACTTATGTTCGTGTGAAGAATTCCGGAGTAGAAACTGTTAATCAGGCAAATAATGAGATTCCTGAGAATGGTTTAGGCTCTTCTAGTATTGAGGTTAAATCATTTTCATTCTTGCCTAAAATGATATTTGAGAAACATGAAGAACACATGTATCTGAGTTTGGTTGAAGAGATCATTTCGAATGGCATACTAAAGGATGACAGGACAGGCACTGGTACTTTGTCGAAGTTTGGTTGCCAG ATGAGATTCAATCTACGCAGATCTTTTCCCCTTCTTACAACAAAG AAAGTCTTCTGGAGAGGTGTCGTTGAAGAACTCTTGTGGTTCATCAGTGGATCAACAAGTGCAAAG GTCCTACAAGAGAAGGGCATTCGTATTTGGGATGGCAATGCATCCAGAGATTATCTGGATAG TATTGGCTTGAGGGATAGGGAGGAGGGTGATTTGGGACCAGTATATGGGTTTCAGTGGAGACATTTTGGCGCTAG GTACATTGACATGCATACTGACTACAGTGGCCAAGGGTTTGACCAATTGGCTGATGTTATCAACAAAGTTAAAAACAATCCAGATGACAGACGTATCATTCTTTCAGCGTGGAATCCTTCTGATCTTAAACTGATGGCACTCCCACCTTGTCACATGTTTGCTCAA TTTTATGTAGCCAATGGGGAGCTATCTTGTCAGATGTATCAGCGATCTGCCGATATGGGTTTGGGAGTGCCATTTAACATTGCATCTTATGCCTTGCTGACATGCATGATAGCTCATGTTTCTG ATCTTGTTCCTGGTGATTTTGTTCATGTCATAGGAGATGCTCATGTTTATCGCAATCATGTCAGACCTTTGCAAGACCAGCTTCAGAAGTTGCCTAGACCTTTCCCA GTGCTGAAGATCAATCCGCAGAAAAAGGATATAGATTCCTTTGTTGCTGCTGACTTTAATCTTATTGGTTATGATCCTCACCAGAAAATAGAAATGAAAATGGCAATTTGA
- the LOC107840423 gene encoding AP-4 complex subunit sigma, with protein sequence MGIRFILMVNKQGQTRLAQYYEYLTLEERRALEGEIVRKCLARNEQQCSFVEHRNYKIVYRRYASLFFLVGVDNDENELAILEFIHLLVETMDRHFGNVCELDIMFHLEKAHFMLEEMVMNGCIVETSKANILTPIQLMDKAS encoded by the exons ATGGGGATCAGATTCATATTAATGGTGAATAAGCAAGGACAAACTCGTCTTGCACAGTATTACGAATACCTCACTCTTGAAGAAAGACGTGCCCTTGAGGGTGAAATTGTCCGCAAATGCCTTGCCCGCAACGAACAAcag TGTTCATTTGTGGAGCATCGTAACTACAAAATTGTCTATAGGCGATATGCCTCCCTCTTTTTCCTTGTTGGAGTTGATAATGATGAA AATGAACTAGCTATTTTGGAATTCATTCACCTCTTAGTTGAAACTATGGATCGTCATTTTGGCAATGTG TGCGAGCTAGATATCATGTTTCATCTTGAGAAAGCGCACTTCATGCTGGAGGAGATGGTAATGAATGGGTGTATTGTTGAGACGAGCAAGGCGAATATTCTGACTCCAATTCAACTAATGGACAAAGCATCATAA